The following is a genomic window from Mus pahari chromosome 1, PAHARI_EIJ_v1.1, whole genome shotgun sequence.
GTGGCCGCTTCCGGGACCCAGCCCGGCTCCTAAAAGGAATGAGAGAAAAGTCAGGTCAGGCCGTGGGTCCCTACTCTGGCACAGAGAGAATCCTTAGTTACTACCCTTGTGGACTGGGGCTGGTCACCCTGTGCTCCTGTCCTCACCATCGTATTGGGTTACTGTGAAGTTTGAGTTAGTGGGACAGAAACCATGCTGGAAGCCTCAATATGTTAAACATGAGGGACGCTTAGAAAAGCCAGGTGGCATCACAGCAGGAAGGGGCCTCAGAGCCCGAGTCCACACCGCCTATAGGAGGAAAGGGCAGAGTCCCTGGGAAGGACACAACACACTAGAGCTGCCTGTAAAGCCGGGGCCTCACTGTGGCCCCAGAACAAGTTCTACTGTCATCAAATTATCCATCGTGGGGCCTCTCCTTTCTGACATCCCAcccttgtgtctctgtgtacctGAGCAGCTGGGCCAGCCAACCCAGAGCAGGCCGGCGGCGGTACTTGTCATCATCACAGTCTCCGTGGATGCCTGCTGTCCGGTCATCATCCCGTGTGTCATATACTTTCCTTGGGGctgtagagacagagacaccagcAACAACAGGCTCAGGCAAACTGATCCTGTGGCATGAGTGGAGGTGGCGTGAAGGACCTCCTGCCCTCCCCAGCCTAACAGAGGACCTCAGGAACTGTGGGGAGTCCCTATCTGAACTTGGAGTGAGGAAGAGCAATCCCACATGGGGCTCTGAGCTCACTCCACCAAAATCAACCACTGTTTTCTACTCTCTGATTGGGAAAATTCCCCAGCTCACCGTGTGTCAGGGCTTCAGTACTACccatgtgtatgactgtgtgctGCTCAGGATGgcttggggaaggaggagggcgGGGAGCCTGGCTATAGAAAGCAGGCGCAGCTGGAACGCTGGCTCTCTCCTCTTGCAcagaggtggtggtggctgtggaaAGAGCGATCTCTCAGTGGAGCAGGGAGGCAAGGTTCAGACAGCAGATGGAGGCCACCACTTACCATTAAAGCTGGACCAGTCAGAGAAGTCTGAGGAATTGAGGGGCTCGGGCTCTGGGCTTATCACCTCATCGATCTGCAGAAAGGAATCTCCATCAGCAGTCTGCCCACTCCTGCTACTAACACATTCGATCTGCCTCAGGAGAGGCCAGCACAAACAGAtggtcagacagacagagagactctCACCAGAGGGAGGCCCAGTCCTGCCCGGGCCCAGTTGACTGTGGCTAGCTTTTCTCTCAGTGCTGAAGCCACTGGGCCAGCGAGGTTGGCTGGGGGGAAGATGGGGCCATTACAGCTGGGGCACTGGTAGCCTGCAGGCGCTGTGTTTCGTGGTAGCTGGGCAGCACGTTCATTGATACAGGCCCAGTGAAAGAGATCTTAGGACCCATGAAATAAGAAAGGACAGACATGAGAGAGACAAGTCTTTGAGCTCTTATCCTTGGCCTACCAATCCCATACCCCCGAGGCCTAGCTCACTGCAGGAATGGATTTTGGATATATGTGCCGATGCCCAGGGCcaatccttttctccccactcCAGGTCCCTAAGGCTTCTTTCAAATGCCACTGAACCAAAACAAGGTAGAGTCTACCAACTTGGCCAGCCCATGAGAAGGTGtgactgggaaggaagaaaataccaggacagccagggctacacagagaaaccccatcttgaaaaaccaaaaaaaaaaaaaaaaaagaaaaaagaaaaaaaccttccaCCCTTTCAAGAGTCTTCTCTGGCCTAAAATCATATTCCTTGGGCTAATGACTACACAACAATAGCTTCAGGCTGGCAGTgcctaatcctagcacttgggaggtagaggcaggagtattAAGATTTCAAGGTCAGCCCCATAatcccagtctcaaaaaaaaaaaaaaaaaacaaacctacatACAAGAACACTATAAGGAAAGCGTcccagacacagatacatacagataCCCAGAGGCACAAATACACAGTGCTTAGAAATACACAAGCAAACTCGAGAGCCATTCCCTCAAAGTACACTAGTAGTCAGACATGTAAGATGtacacatctgtacacatgtCCCGTAATGctcaccccccccacaccacGTCATCATTCATCCCATGG
Proteins encoded in this region:
- the Zfpl1 gene encoding zinc finger protein-like 1 encodes the protein MGLCKCPKRKVTNLFCFEHRVNVCEHCLVANHAKCIVQSYLQWLQDSDYNPNCRLCNTPLASRETTRLVCYDLFHWACINERAAQLPRNTAPAGYQCPSCNGPIFPPANLAGPVASALREKLATVNWARAGLGLPLIDEVISPEPEPLNSSDFSDWSSFNATTTSVQEERASVPAAPAFYSQAPRPPPSPSHPEQHTVIHMGSTEALTHAPRKVYDTRDDDRTAGIHGDCDDDKYRRRPALGWLAQLLRSRAGSRKRPLTLLQRAGLLLLLGLLGFLALLALMSRLGRAAADSDPNLDPLMNPHIRVGPS